A single genomic interval of Gossypium raimondii isolate GPD5lz chromosome 11, ASM2569854v1, whole genome shotgun sequence harbors:
- the LOC105802702 gene encoding aquaporin PIP1-3 — protein MEGKEEDVRLGANKFSERQPIGTTAQTDKDYNEPPPAPLFEHGELYSWSFWRAGIAEFVATFLFLYITVLTVMGVNRAPSKCASVGIQGIAWAFGGMIFALVYCTAGISGGHINPAVTFGLLLARKLSLTRAIFYMVMQCLGAICGAGVVKGFQPSRYEVLGGGANVVNHGYTKGDGLGAEIVGTFVLVYTVFSATDAKRNARDSHVPILAPLPIGFAVFLVHLATIPITGTGINPARSLGAAIIYNRDHAWNDHWIFWVGPFIGAALAALYHQIVIRAIPFKSRA, from the exons atggaaggCAAAGAAGAGGATGTTAGGCTGGGAGCAAACAAGTTCTCAGAAAGGCAACCTATAGGGACAACAGCACAGACAGACAAGGACTACAATGAGCCACCACCAGCTCCACTTTTCGAACATGGTGAGCTCTACTCATGGTCTTTTTGGAGAGCTGGGATTGCTGAGTTTGTGGCAACTTTCTTGTTCCTTTACATCACCGTCTTGACCGTCATGGGTGTTAATAGGGCACCTTCTAAGTGTGCCAGTGTTGGTATCCAAGGCATTGCTTGGGCCTTCGGTGGCATGATCTTTGCCCTTGTTTACTGCACCGCTGGTATCTCAG GTGGACACATAAACCCAGCTGTGACATTTGGTCTGTTATTGGCAAGGAAGCTTTCTCTGACCAGAGCCATCTTTTACATGGTAATGCAATGCCTGGGCGCAATATGTGGTGCTGGGGTGGTGAAAGGATTCCAGCCATCAAGATATGAGGTGTTGGGTGGTGGAGCCAATGTTGTGAACCATGGATACACCAAAGGGGACGGCCTTGGAGCTGAGATTGTTGGTACATTTGTTCTCGTTTACACTGTTTTCTCAGCAACCGACGCCAAGAGAAATGCCAGAGACTCTCATGTCCCT ATATTGGCCCCATTGCCAATTGGGTTTGCAGTGTTCTTGGTTCATTTGGCAACCATCCCCATCACAGGAACAGGCATTAACCCTGCCAGGAGCCTTGGAGCAGCCATCATCTACAATAGGGACCATGCTTGGAATGACCAT TGGATCTTTTGGGTTGGACCATTCATTGGGGCTGCACTTGCTGCGCTTTATCACCAAATAGTCATTCGAGCCATCCCGTTCAAGAGTAGAGCATGA